The following proteins come from a genomic window of Mariniflexile sp. TRM1-10:
- a CDS encoding triple tyrosine motif-containing protein, protein MKPTKLIFSLLIFCICFYLESQEKPPIEVYTPTDYGAENQNWSISQSKDKYIYVANNKGLLEFNGAKWTLYVSLNQTTIRSVNVIEDLIYTGSYREFGYWEQNIYGTLKYTSLSQKLNIPFLDDEEIWNIIAIDDCILFQSLSRIYIYNQQTQAYSIIESDTTIYKIFKVNESIYFQKVKEGVYEIENGKPKLVSNNSILKENLLVNIFYHNDTILFETEDAGFYQLIDGELNKWNIPANETLSRIRIYNSIQLKDKSFLLGSISNGIIHLTPEGHINYQIDQTSGLSNNTVLSVFEDLENNIWLGLENGINCINIKSPFRIYNDKKGNIGSINASINFNGYLYLGTNQGLFYKKVEDNSTVFTLLEGTQGAVWCLTNIDNTLFCGHNSGTFVVNGTKADLVLDVLGTWGIKKIDTRNDLLLQGNYNGLNVIENVNGSWKLRNKIKGFDISSRYFEILNPTEVLVSHEYKGVFKVTLDSNLTKAIRIDQDLSVSKGAKSSLVKYQNDILYSYKEGVFKYNKKQQKFIKDTIYSELFNKENYTSGKLVVDTKSNKLWGFSKYNISYIAPRKLSDVPKINTISLPINLRNDVSGYENITYIKDNLYLYGTSQGYILIDLDKMIDTTFKISLNSISTSTYKHEYKFNLINKNEAGVFKNNENNIEFEFSIPEYKKYIVAEYQFKLDGIYNEWSKWSTSSNALFENLPHGNYTFYVRARLGNQFSENTETYSFTVERPWYISNIAIAGYLFLILLFSLLMHNIYKRYYRKQREKLLEKTQQELELKELENKQQLMHFNNDKLRQDIENKNRELGISTMSLIKKNEFLNTIKKELLKAQDNKNLKQVIKIIDRNLNNTDDWHAFEEAFNNADKDFLKKIKSIHPSLTSNDLRLCAYLRLNLSSKEIAPLLNISARSVEVKRYRLRKKMNLEHDDSLTDYILKI, encoded by the coding sequence TTGAAACCAACCAAACTAATTTTTTCTTTATTAATATTTTGTATTTGTTTTTATTTAGAATCTCAAGAAAAACCACCAATAGAAGTTTATACACCAACCGACTATGGTGCTGAAAACCAAAATTGGTCCATATCCCAATCTAAAGACAAATACATTTATGTAGCAAATAACAAAGGGCTTTTGGAGTTTAACGGAGCCAAATGGACCCTCTACGTTTCTTTAAACCAAACAACCATTAGGTCTGTTAATGTCATAGAGGATCTTATTTACACGGGTAGTTATAGGGAATTCGGCTATTGGGAACAAAACATTTATGGAACGCTAAAATACACATCACTTTCACAAAAGCTGAATATCCCTTTTCTCGACGACGAAGAAATTTGGAACATAATTGCTATTGATGATTGCATTTTATTTCAATCATTAAGCAGGATATACATATACAACCAGCAAACACAGGCATATTCCATAATAGAATCAGACACTACCATCTATAAAATATTTAAGGTTAATGAAAGCATTTATTTTCAAAAAGTTAAAGAAGGTGTTTACGAAATAGAAAATGGTAAACCTAAATTAGTCTCAAATAATAGTATTTTAAAAGAAAATCTACTTGTAAATATATTTTACCATAACGATACTATTTTATTTGAAACGGAAGATGCCGGTTTTTATCAATTAATAGATGGCGAACTTAATAAATGGAACATCCCTGCAAACGAAACCCTATCAAGAATTAGAATCTACAACAGCATCCAATTAAAAGACAAAAGTTTTTTGCTAGGCAGTATTTCAAACGGCATTATTCATCTCACGCCAGAAGGTCATATTAATTATCAAATAGACCAAACCAGTGGGTTAAGCAATAACACGGTATTATCTGTTTTTGAAGATTTAGAAAACAATATTTGGCTAGGATTGGAAAACGGCATCAATTGTATAAACATAAAGTCGCCATTCAGAATTTATAATGACAAAAAGGGGAATATTGGCTCGATAAACGCTTCGATAAATTTTAATGGTTACTTGTATTTGGGAACCAATCAAGGCTTGTTTTATAAAAAAGTAGAAGACAATTCAACGGTATTTACGCTATTGGAAGGTACTCAGGGTGCCGTTTGGTGCTTAACAAATATTGACAATACCCTTTTTTGTGGGCATAATTCAGGAACTTTTGTCGTAAACGGTACTAAAGCTGATTTGGTTTTAGATGTATTAGGAACCTGGGGCATAAAAAAAATTGATACTAGAAACGATTTATTACTTCAAGGAAATTATAATGGCCTTAATGTTATTGAAAACGTTAATGGAAGCTGGAAGCTTAGGAACAAAATTAAAGGCTTTGATATTTCAAGCAGGTATTTTGAAATCCTTAATCCCACAGAAGTACTTGTTAGTCACGAATATAAGGGGGTTTTTAAAGTAACGCTAGACAGCAATTTAACCAAAGCCATACGTATTGACCAAGACCTATCTGTTTCAAAAGGGGCTAAATCAAGCCTTGTTAAATACCAAAATGATATTTTATATAGCTATAAAGAAGGTGTTTTCAAATACAATAAAAAACAACAAAAATTTATTAAAGACACTATTTATAGCGAGTTATTCAATAAAGAAAACTATACATCTGGAAAACTAGTTGTAGATACCAAATCCAATAAGTTATGGGGTTTTTCAAAATACAATATTAGCTATATAGCCCCAAGAAAGTTAAGCGATGTTCCAAAAATCAACACCATTTCATTACCAATTAACCTAAGAAATGATGTGTCTGGTTATGAAAACATAACGTATATAAAAGACAACTTGTATTTGTATGGTACATCGCAAGGTTATATTTTGATTGACTTAGATAAAATGATTGATACAACCTTCAAAATTAGTCTTAATTCAATTTCCACAAGCACCTATAAGCACGAATATAAATTTAATTTAATTAATAAAAACGAAGCAGGTGTCTTTAAAAATAACGAAAACAATATTGAATTTGAATTTAGCATACCAGAGTATAAAAAATATATAGTAGCCGAATATCAATTTAAATTAGATGGTATTTATAACGAGTGGAGTAAATGGTCAACGAGTTCAAATGCTTTATTTGAAAACCTGCCTCATGGCAACTACACTTTTTATGTTAGAGCACGATTGGGGAATCAGTTTTCCGAAAATACAGAAACCTATTCATTTACGGTAGAAAGGCCTTGGTACATATCTAATATAGCCATTGCGGGATATTTGTTTCTTATTCTACTTTTCTCATTACTAATGCACAACATATACAAACGTTATTATAGAAAACAAAGAGAAAAATTACTAGAAAAAACACAACAAGAGTTAGAACTAAAAGAACTCGAGAACAAGCAGCAGCTAATGCATTTTAACAATGATAAGCTAAGACAAGATATTGAAAACAAAAACAGGGAATTGGGCATTTCAACTATGAGCTTAATTAAAAAGAATGAGTTTTTAAACACTATTAAAAAAGAATTGCTCAAGGCTCAAGATAACAAAAACCTAAAACAGGTTATAAAAATCATAGATAGAAACTTAAATAATACTGATGATTGGCATGCCTTTGAAGAAGCTTTTAACAATGCCGATAAGGATTTCCTTAAAAAAATAAAATCGATACACCCTTCTTTAACATCCAACGATTTACGCCTTTGTGCTTACCTAAGACTTAATTTATCTTCAAAAGAAATAGCACCACTACTAAACATTTCGGCAAGAAGTGTAGAAGTTAAACGGTATCGACTACGAAAAAAAATGAATTTGGAGCACGACGACAGCTTAACAGATTATATTTTAAAAATATAA